A genome region from Brassica oleracea var. oleracea cultivar TO1000 chromosome C2, BOL, whole genome shotgun sequence includes the following:
- the LOC106326172 gene encoding uncharacterized protein LOC106326172, whose amino-acid sequence MVWYGYCDDEPDTFISFDPVFTDTQHNLKNPNFSFVFDFELVYRRAPEPNSDSDSDEDLKDLCNLETRIVRQTHEFDRDWLIGGDREQIQANVFQILKMIQVPSYSDIVYTLTFKIFDLKKRESECDSQVIERIRVEIDVIVPRFPGDNDDVDM is encoded by the coding sequence ATGGTTTGGTATGGGTACTGCGACGACGAACCCGACACCTTCATCTCCTTCGACCCAGTCTTCACCGACACTCAACATAACCTCAAAAACCCTAACTTCTCCTTTGTCTTCGATTTCGAATTGGTTTACAGGCGAGCCCCCGAACCAAACTCTGATTCAGATTCAGACGAAGATCTTAAAGACTTATGCAATTTAGAAACTCGAATCGTTCGTCAAACCCACGAGTTCGATAGAGATTGGCTCATCGGTGGCGATAGGGAGCAGATACAAGCCAACGTGTTTCAGATTCTTAAGATGATCCAAGTCCCTTCTTACTCTGACATTGTTTATACTTTAACTTTCAAAATCTTTGATTTAAAGAAGCGCGAGTCCGAGTGTGATTCGCAGGTGATTGAGAGGATACGAGTCGAGATTGATGTTATCGTCCCGAGGTTTCCCGGTGATAACGATGACGTTGATATGTAA